GCACATCCCGGCGATCGCGGTCGCGGCGCTCGCCCTGCACGCGGCCGGGCTCGACGCCTATGACGTTGCCGCCGGAGCGTTCTGGTGGCTGCTGGGGCTGCGGGCGGTGGTGTTCGCCGTGGTGATGGCGGTGACGTTCCGGCTCCTGTCGCCGCTGGAGCACTGGCCGCTGCCGTGGTGGGACGCCCTGGTGCGGGCCACCGGCGCCCGCTCGGCGATCGCCGGTGCGCTGATCGTCGTCGCCGGGGTGGCGCTGCTGCTGTTGGCCAAGAACGGGCTGGCCGGGATCAGCGGATGGGCAACTCTTGCGTGGTTTCTGACGACGGCGCTGGCGGCGCGGGCCACCGCGCCGGCTTCGGCCGCTGCCGAACCACCTGCGGCCACCAGAACCACCGGCCCAGCAGCGCGGCAACCGACGGCGTCATGAACGCGCGGATCACCAGCGTGTCGAACAGCAGGCCCATACCGATCGTGGTGCCGACCTGCGCCACCACGGTCAGCTCGCTGACCAGCATGGAGATCATGGTGAAGGCGAACACCAGGCCGGCCGAGGTCACCACCGACCCGCTGCCGCCCATGGCGCGGATGATCGCGGTGTTGATGCCGGCCGGCAGCTCCTCCTTCAAGCGCGCCACCAGCAGCAGGTTGTAGTCGGCGCCGACCGCCAACAGGATGATCACCGCCATCGCCATGACCATGAACTGCAGCTCGATGCCCAGCACGTGCTGCCAGATCAGCACCGACATCCCGAACGAGGCGCCCAGCGACAGCACCACGGTGCCGACGATCACCGCCGCGGCCACCAGGCTGCGGGTGATGATCAGCATGATCGTGAAGATCAGGGCGAGCGCGAGGATCCCGGCGATGATCAGGTCGTAGGTGTTGCCCTCCTTCATGTCCTTGAAGGCCGAGGCGGTGCCGCCGATGTAGATCTTGGCCCCCTCCAGCGGAGTGCCCTTGATCGCCTCCTTGGCGGCCTGCTTGATCTTGTCGATGCGTTCGATGCCGTCGGCGGACAGCGGATCGCCCTCGTGCTGCACGATCATCCGCACCGCGCGGCCGTCCGGCGAGATGAAGTTCTCCATGCCGCGCTTGAAATCCTCGTTGTCGAAGATCTCCGGCGGCAGAAAGAAGGTGTCGTCGTTCCAGGCGTTGTTGAACGCGTCGCTCATGGCCGTCTGGTTCTCGGTCATGGCGGCCTGCTGATCCTGCATGCCCGCCTGGGTGGCGTGCATGGTCAGCATCATGTTCCGCATCAGCTTCATCGACTCGATCTGCTGCGGCATCAGCGCCAGCATCTGCGGCATCAGCGCATCGAGCTTCTCCATCTCCGGCAGCAGATCCTGGATGTTGTCGGTCATCAGGTTCGTGTCGTCGATCAGATCGAAGATCGACCGGATCGAATGACAGACCGGGATGTTGAAGCAGTGCGGCTCCCAGTAGAAGTAGTTGCGCAGCGGCCGCATGAAGTCGTCGAAATCGGCGATGTGATCCCGCAATTCGGTGATATCGACGGTCATCGTGCGGGTCTTCTCGACCATGCTGTGCGTGGTCGCGCTCATCTCGCGCATCAGCGCGACCATCCGCTCGAGGTTCTCGATGGTCTTCTGCATCTCCTCGGCCTGCACCAGCATGTCGTCCATGCGGTCCTGCAGGTACTTGCGGTTCAGGTCCTGGGTGACCCCGCTGAGGCCGATCTGGGCCGGGAGGGTGCTGAACTCGATGGGTTTGCCGGTGGGCCGGGTGATGGTCTGTACGCGGCCGATGCCGGGCACGCGGAACACCTGCTTGGCGATCTTGTCGATCACCAGGAAGTCCGCCGAGTTGCGCAGATCGCGATCGGTCTCGATGAGCAGCAACTCGGGGTTCATGGTGGCGGGGGAGAAGTGCCGCTCGGCCGCCGCGAACCCCTGGTTGGCCGGTAGGTCCGAGGGCAGATAGAGCCGGTTGTTGTAGTTGGGCCGGTAACCCGGCAGGGTGAGCAGCCCGACCAGGGACAGCACGATCGTCGCCATCAGGATCGGTGCGGGCCAGCGCACGATGGCCGCCCCGATCTTGCGCCAGCCGCGGATCCGCATCGCGCGCTTGGGCTCGAGCGCGCCGAACCGGCTGGCGACCGTGATGATCGCCGAACCGAGGGTCAGCGCCACCAACACCGCGGTGGTCATGCCCACCGCCAGCGGCACGCCCAGCGACTGGAAGTACGGCAGCCGGGTGAAGCTCAGGCAGAAGGTGGCGCCGGCGATCGTCATGCCGGACCCGAGCACCACGTGCGCGGTGCCGCGGAACATGGTGTGGAACGCCGTCTCCTTGTCCTGGCCGAGGGTGCGACCTTCCTGGTAGCGGCCGATGAGGAAGATCGCGTAGTCGGTGGACGCGGCGATCGCCAGCGTGACGAGCAGGTTGGTCGCGAAGGTGGACAGCCCGATGAGCTCGTGGTAGCCGAGGAACGCCACCACACCGCGGGTGGCCGCCAGCGACATGAACACCATGAGCAGCGCCAGCACCACGGTCACCACCGACCGGTAGACCAGCAGCAGCATGGTGATGATCACCGCGAACGTGACGTACTCGATGATCCGCACGCTGCGGTCGCTGGCGATCTGCTGATCGGCGATCAGCGCCGACGAGCCGGTCACGTAGACCTTCACCCCCGGCGGGGGCGGGGTCTCCTCGACGATCTTCTTCAGCGCCTCGACCGAGTCGTTGGACAGCTGCTCGCCGATGTTGCCGGCGAGGAAGACCTCGACGTAGACGGCTTTGCGATCGGCGCTCAGCGCCGCGGCCTCGGTGAGCGGGTCGCCCCAGAAGTCCTGGATGTACTCGACGTGCGTGGTGTCGGCCCGGATCTTGGCGAGCAGCTCGTCGTAGTAGCGGCGGGCGTCGTCGCCGAGCGGCTGGTCGCCCTCGAGCACGACCATCGCCGAGCTGTCGGATTTGAACTCCTGGAAGACCTCGCCGACGCGCTTCATCGCGATGACCGACGGCGCATCCGACGGGCTCATCGACACCGAGCGCATCTGCCCGACGACCTCGAGTTGCGGCACCGTGCTGTTGAGCACGCCGATCAGGACAACCCAGCCGATGATGATCGGAACGGCCATGCGGCGGATCCACGTGGCCAAGCGGCTACGCGGATCCTGCTGGGTGCCGGATTCGGTGGTCGAAGCTCGCATCAGATGGTCATTCGCGGTGCCGGGGGAGTCGCGGGGCGGGCCTGGGGGTGGACGGGCACCTCGCGGAGCTCCTCCCGGCAGGTCAGTTAGGTCTGGCTTAGTCCTACCAGAAGCGGTGGTCGCAGGAAAGCTTAGATCCGCTCAACACTCGCCGGGTGTCGGGCGTGGTTCCCGGCCTCGGGCGGCGTGCGACTTCGCAAGGGGGAACAGCAGATTCGCGGTCGGAGACGACGCGTCCGAGCGGCGCTGTGAGCGATATCACTGTGGAGTGGTACAGCTGCTCGCCTGGCCGCCGGGGTCTGGACCCGATTGACGCGACCGTTAACCGGCTCCCCGTCGAGCAAAATTGCAGGGTTCAGGCTGCTCGGCGGCCCCATGGCGGCTCCTCCCGCCCGTTGCGAACCGTCCATGCACCGACCGGATCTGTCAGCTGGGCAATTGTGCGGCTGTGAACTGCGCAATCAGTGGGTTGGTTCACTTGTCACGCAAACGTTCGGCAAATGTCCTACACTTTGCGTCGACCGCCCCTCGTCCACCCGTCGGGGCGGCGTGAGCAAACCGGTTCCGGTTCGACTGCTCACCGTCGAGCAGTCGGTGGACCGGCCTGTCGGCAAAGGCGGAAGTGTGGACGCGGTACTTGGACTGGCGCTGACCTCTGATCGCGTCGTCTGGGCTCTGGTGGACGGTTCGGCGCCGACCGGACGCCGCATCGATCACGATGAGGTCCTCCTCGAGGCGGTGATTCCCGGTGACATCGCCCGTCACCTCGATGTGCTGCACGGCATCGAGACCATCGCCGCGGCCAGTGGCTACCGCATCGCCGGGGTCGGTCTCACCTGGAGCGACGACACCGCCTCGAGCGCGGAGCGCCTGTTGAATGCTCTGCGCGCCATGAGCTTTGACAAGGTCGTGGCGGTACCCGATGCCCCGGCCGGGGTCGGCGCGGATCGGGCGGTACGGACGGCGCGCCGCGCGGCCGAACCGGGAGCGCCCGGCCGCCCCGCGGCCGTCGCGGAACCCGGCGAGGGGCGGACCGACAGCCGTCAGCGAATCGCCATGCTGGCCGCCGCCGCGGTGGTGGGGGCGCTGCTGGCGCTGCCGCTCACCGCGGGAGCTCCGCAGACGACGCCACAAGGGGTGGCCGAGCCGGCCGGGGGCGCGGCGGTCGTCGCGGCAGTGCCGTCACCTCCGCCGCAGCCGCGGATCGTCAAGTCGGTCGCGTTGACACCGGCGGCCGGTGGCGACTGGAGCCCGCCGCGGAGCAACGGAGGGGCATCCTCGCGAAGCGGCGAGGACAGGGCGCAGGCCGTGCAGCCTGATGCTTCGGCGGAAGCCGCGCCCGCAGCGATGGTCGACCCGGCCCCCGCCGACGCCACACCGATCACTCCAGCGGAGGTCGCCCCGGCCGATGCGGCCCCGATCGCGGTGTCGGGCCCGATGCCGCCGGCCGCACCCGCCGAGACCGGCGAGCCGGTGCCGCCGCCACCGCCGCGGCCGCCGGACCCGCTTCAGGTGGTGTTGAGCCCGCTGTTGAGTACCCTGCCGTAGCGGGTGGGTTTACCAGTTCCACACGGTGGGGTCGGTGGGTGGGTATTCGTGGCAGACGTCGGTGGCGTGGGCGACGACGCCTTTGTTGTTGAAGAACAGCTTCGCCCAGTTGGGCCAGTGGAAGGCCATCTGTTCGTAATGGATGTTGGTGGCGACGTTTTCGGAGTACTGCCGCCGGGCGGGGTAGTCGAGTGAGAAGAACCAGTAGATGCGGTCGCGGGCGCCCTGCTGGACGTGCGGCGGTTTGTTCTTGTAGTCGATCATGTACCGCTCGTAGTAGACCGGGCTGGTGTCGCGGACCGCGGCCATGTACTGGTCGACGGTGCAGGTGGTCTTGAGCATCCGGTTGGGGATGGGGTAGTCGTCGGTGGAGTCGGCTGCTGCCGTTGCGGGCAGGATCATGGCCAGCGCACCGAGTGCGGCCGCGGCGATTCCCGCTTTTCCAATCACGTCGTGGTCCTCCTACCGTGCGGCCTGCTCG
The window above is part of the Mycolicibacterium hassiacum DSM 44199 genome. Proteins encoded here:
- a CDS encoding MMPL/RND family transporter, whose translation is MRASTTESGTQQDPRSRLATWIRRMAVPIIIGWVVLIGVLNSTVPQLEVVGQMRSVSMSPSDAPSVIAMKRVGEVFQEFKSDSSAMVVLEGDQPLGDDARRYYDELLAKIRADTTHVEYIQDFWGDPLTEAAALSADRKAVYVEVFLAGNIGEQLSNDSVEALKKIVEETPPPPGVKVYVTGSSALIADQQIASDRSVRIIEYVTFAVIITMLLLVYRSVVTVVLALLMVFMSLAATRGVVAFLGYHELIGLSTFATNLLVTLAIAASTDYAIFLIGRYQEGRTLGQDKETAFHTMFRGTAHVVLGSGMTIAGATFCLSFTRLPYFQSLGVPLAVGMTTAVLVALTLGSAIITVASRFGALEPKRAMRIRGWRKIGAAIVRWPAPILMATIVLSLVGLLTLPGYRPNYNNRLYLPSDLPANQGFAAAERHFSPATMNPELLLIETDRDLRNSADFLVIDKIAKQVFRVPGIGRVQTITRPTGKPIEFSTLPAQIGLSGVTQDLNRKYLQDRMDDMLVQAEEMQKTIENLERMVALMREMSATTHSMVEKTRTMTVDITELRDHIADFDDFMRPLRNYFYWEPHCFNIPVCHSIRSIFDLIDDTNLMTDNIQDLLPEMEKLDALMPQMLALMPQQIESMKLMRNMMLTMHATQAGMQDQQAAMTENQTAMSDAFNNAWNDDTFFLPPEIFDNEDFKRGMENFISPDGRAVRMIVQHEGDPLSADGIERIDKIKQAAKEAIKGTPLEGAKIYIGGTASAFKDMKEGNTYDLIIAGILALALIFTIMLIITRSLVAAAVIVGTVVLSLGASFGMSVLIWQHVLGIELQFMVMAMAVIILLAVGADYNLLLVARLKEELPAGINTAIIRAMGGSGSVVTSAGLVFAFTMISMLVSELTVVAQVGTTIGMGLLFDTLVIRAFMTPSVAALLGRWFWWPQVVRQRPKPARWPAPPAPSSETTQELPIR
- a CDS encoding DUF5078 domain-containing protein, coding for MILPATAAADSTDDYPIPNRMLKTTCTVDQYMAAVRDTSPVYYERYMIDYKNKPPHVQQGARDRIYWFFSLDYPARRQYSENVATNIHYEQMAFHWPNWAKLFFNNKGVVAHATDVCHEYPPTDPTVWNW